A genomic segment from Candidatus Pacearchaeota archaeon encodes:
- a CDS encoding proteasome subunit beta: MDEEIKKVIKKTGTSILGIVCKDGIVMAADRQVTAGNIVMSKTERKIIQINDYLVIATCGNVSDAQFMAKILSAELKLKEYNSGERPTVKEAANLLSMIAFRSIRQFSTIPSVVGILIGGYNEDGSFELYTIEPAGSILKVEDYDANFGSGMPYILGILESEYKKDITTKEGIELAVKCLKASTQRDVGSGYGIDIFTITKNEIKKVFEKEIIAELK, from the coding sequence ATGGATGAAGAAATAAAAAAAGTTATAAAAAAAACAGGAACTAGTATTTTAGGAATTGTATGCAAAGATGGAATAGTAATGGCTGCCGATAGACAAGTTACTGCAGGAAATATAGTCATGAGTAAAACAGAAAGAAAAATAATCCAAATAAATGATTATTTAGTTATTGCTACTTGTGGAAATGTTTCTGATGCACAGTTTATGGCTAAAATATTATCAGCAGAATTAAAGTTAAAAGAATATAATTCTGGAGAGAGACCTACTGTAAAAGAAGCTGCTAATCTTTTATCTATGATTGCTTTTAGGAGTATAAGACAATTTTCTACAATACCTTCTGTAGTAGGTATATTAATAGGAGGATATAATGAAGATGGTTCTTTTGAGTTATATACAATAGAGCCAGCTGGAAGTATTTTAAAAGTAGAAGATTATGATGCTAATTTTGGTTCTGGAATGCCATATATTTTAGGAATATTAGAATCAGAATACAAAAAAGATATAACAACAAAAGAAGGAATAGAATTGGCAGTAAAATGTTTAAAAGCATCAACTCAGAGAGATGTTGGTTCAGGGTATGGTATTGATATTTTTACTATAACGAAAAATGAAATAAAGAAAGTATTTGAGAAAGAGATAATTGCAGAATTAAAATAA
- a CDS encoding chromosome segregation SMC family protein, which produces MPYIKKLVMKGFKSFAQETEILFNNGMNVIVGPNGSGKSNITEAICFVLGRKSAKSMRAEKSSNFIFSSAHHKPMWEASVKIVFDNSDKKFPLQEKEITIERIVRRNGISIYKINNEIKTRQEVLELLSNADINPYGFNIILQGEIMDIIKMSPEERRRIIEEVAGISIYEQRKEKSLLELEKTDAKLKEAETILRERISYLKKLEEERKQALKFQELQEMLRRCKASILKKRIEEKTKNIESLSKEIKKLEEEKEKIKRNYEKILKKNNELEEEIKKITKQIENSSGIEGEKLYNEITQIRANISGLEVQLNNFKSKLEENKIRQEKLKEELIIKEKELEEIKKGSTFDIKAEEIEKKRKEIEKLEKERTEYIELKTKFKLLTNNLEQKKDLIEKIKNEINFLFEEIKEIELQLQYHDEKECREKIFNIKNLLENKIKEEKNSSEELLRLEKENSSILTEIKNIESIKEEVKKIDKICPLCKSKITEEHIKNIEKEADEKISDLKIKIEKNNTIIEKIKENIISLREEIQELGIKEKKAEIDLIKLISIEEKKRIIRNKQQELNNFEKEISLLETEKLKIEKKINEKKDIEEVYDNKILELQEISSRSEKSSNVELEFKQIEIQKIKNSIKQSEKEKKELEEELEYLQEKISEENNKLSFMLKKEKEFEEKYKYLIKVKNDLQNDLLKNNKDLVTLQTEQNNKINIINSIKIEKAKLEAEKENFENDLNLYKEVQFINGSIEFLEDKIKKLENEISMIGSINMLALKEYDSVKNSYDEIYQKVEILKKEKEEIIKIIEEVDKKKIRTFMKTLTTINELMNRNFMQLSNKGQAYLELENKENPFEGGLEITLKIAKGKYFDVSSLSGGEKSLVALSLIFAIQEYKPYPFYILDEVDASLDKRNSEKLAFLIKKYMKSGQYIIVTHNDALISEAPVLYGVSMQDGISKVISLEI; this is translated from the coding sequence ATGCCATATATAAAAAAATTGGTGATGAAAGGATTTAAGAGTTTCGCACAAGAAACTGAAATATTATTTAATAATGGAATGAATGTTATTGTTGGTCCTAATGGGAGTGGAAAAAGCAATATAACTGAAGCTATATGCTTTGTTTTAGGAAGAAAATCTGCAAAAAGTATGCGAGCAGAAAAATCTTCTAATTTTATTTTTTCTTCTGCACATCATAAACCAATGTGGGAAGCGTCTGTTAAAATAGTTTTTGATAATTCTGATAAAAAGTTTCCTTTACAAGAAAAAGAGATAACAATTGAAAGAATTGTAAGGAGAAATGGAATAAGTATTTATAAAATTAATAATGAAATAAAAACAAGACAAGAAGTTTTAGAATTATTGAGTAATGCTGATATTAATCCTTATGGGTTTAATATCATTTTACAGGGAGAGATAATGGATATTATAAAAATGTCACCAGAAGAAAGAAGAAGAATAATAGAAGAAGTAGCTGGAATATCTATATATGAACAAAGAAAAGAAAAATCTTTATTAGAATTAGAAAAAACAGATGCTAAACTTAAAGAAGCTGAAACGATATTAAGAGAAAGAATTTCTTATCTAAAAAAATTAGAAGAAGAAAGAAAGCAAGCATTAAAATTTCAAGAATTACAAGAAATGTTGAGAAGATGTAAAGCATCTATTTTAAAAAAAAGAATTGAGGAAAAAACAAAGAATATAGAATCTTTATCAAAAGAAATTAAAAAATTAGAAGAAGAAAAAGAAAAAATTAAAAGAAATTATGAGAAAATTCTTAAAAAGAATAACGAATTAGAAGAAGAGATTAAAAAAATAACAAAACAAATAGAGAATTCTTCGGGTATAGAAGGAGAAAAATTGTATAATGAAATAACTCAGATAAGAGCTAATATAAGTGGATTAGAAGTACAACTAAATAATTTTAAATCAAAATTAGAAGAAAACAAAATACGACAAGAAAAGTTAAAAGAAGAATTAATAATAAAAGAAAAAGAATTAGAAGAAATAAAAAAAGGTTCTACTTTTGATATAAAAGCAGAAGAAATTGAGAAGAAAAGAAAAGAAATAGAAAAATTAGAGAAAGAAAGAACAGAATATATAGAATTAAAAACAAAATTTAAACTATTAACTAATAATTTGGAACAAAAAAAGGATTTAATAGAAAAAATAAAAAATGAGATAAATTTTCTTTTTGAAGAAATAAAAGAAATAGAATTACAATTACAATATCATGACGAAAAAGAATGTAGAGAGAAAATCTTTAATATAAAAAATTTACTAGAAAACAAAATTAAGGAAGAAAAAAATAGTAGTGAAGAATTATTAAGATTAGAAAAAGAAAATTCTTCTATTTTAACAGAAATAAAGAATATAGAATCCATAAAAGAAGAAGTAAAAAAAATAGATAAAATATGTCCTTTATGTAAAAGTAAAATAACAGAAGAACATATAAAGAATATAGAAAAAGAAGCAGATGAAAAAATTTCTGATCTAAAAATAAAAATAGAAAAGAATAATACCATAATAGAAAAAATTAAAGAAAATATAATTTCTTTAAGAGAAGAAATTCAAGAATTAGGTATAAAAGAAAAAAAAGCGGAAATTGATCTAATAAAATTAATTTCAATAGAAGAAAAAAAGAGAATTATAAGAAATAAACAACAGGAATTAAATAATTTTGAAAAAGAAATTTCTCTATTGGAAACAGAAAAATTAAAAATAGAAAAAAAAATTAATGAAAAAAAAGATATAGAAGAAGTATATGATAACAAAATTTTAGAATTACAAGAAATATCTTCTAGGAGTGAAAAATCTTCGAATGTAGAATTAGAATTCAAGCAAATTGAGATACAAAAAATAAAAAATTCAATAAAACAAAGTGAAAAAGAAAAAAAAGAACTTGAAGAAGAATTAGAATATCTTCAAGAAAAAATTTCAGAAGAAAATAATAAACTATCTTTTATGTTAAAAAAAGAGAAAGAGTTTGAAGAAAAATATAAATATTTAATAAAAGTAAAGAATGATTTACAAAATGATTTATTAAAAAATAATAAAGACTTAGTAACATTACAAACAGAACAAAATAATAAAATAAATATAATAAATTCAATTAAAATAGAAAAAGCAAAATTAGAAGCTGAAAAAGAAAATTTTGAAAATGATCTTAATTTGTATAAAGAAGTACAATTTATAAATGGAAGTATAGAATTTCTAGAAGATAAGATAAAAAAATTAGAAAATGAAATTTCTATGATTGGTTCTATAAATATGTTAGCATTAAAAGAATATGATTCTGTCAAGAATTCTTATGATGAAATATACCAAAAGGTAGAAATATTAAAAAAAGAAAAAGAAGAAATAATAAAAATAATAGAAGAAGTAGATAAGAAAAAAATAAGAACTTTCATGAAAACCTTAACAACCATAAATGAATTAATGAATAGAAATTTTATGCAATTATCTAATAAAGGACAAGCATACTTAGAACTAGAAAATAAAGAAAATCCTTTTGAAGGCGGTTTAGAGATTACTTTAAAAATAGCGAAAGGAAAATATTTTGATGTATCTTCTTTATCAGGAGGAGAAAAATCTCTTGTAGCTTTATCATTAATTTTTGCAATTCAGGAATATAAACCATACCCTTTTTATATCCTTGATGAAGTTGATGCTTCCTTAGACAAAAGAAATTCTGAAAAATTAGCTTTTTTGATAAAAAAATATATGAAATCTGGTCAATATATAATAGTAACTCATAATGATGCTCTTATATCTGAAGCTCCAGTTTTATATGGAGTGAGTATGCAGGATGGTATAAGCAAAGTAATAAGTCTAGAAATTTAA
- the rpsG gene encoding 30S ribosomal protein S7: MKIFDLYSTENIKVNDSGLSKYINLKEKLVVKTHGRKKRRFEKAEVNIIERLINLLCVPGHRGKKHKIQTSWASGKYEKNAKVVLNAFRIIEEKTKQNPIQILIKAIENSAPCDEVTTIEYGGARYPVAVDVSPYRRLSLALRNIVHGAYDKSFNKKKNLAEGLADEIIAASQGIIQESFAVQKKNDLEKQADSAR; the protein is encoded by the coding sequence ATGAAAATATTCGACCTATATTCTACAGAAAATATCAAGGTGAATGATTCTGGGTTATCTAAATATATAAACTTAAAAGAAAAATTAGTTGTAAAAACTCATGGTAGAAAAAAAAGAAGATTTGAAAAGGCAGAAGTTAATATAATTGAGAGATTAATAAATTTATTATGTGTTCCTGGTCATAGAGGAAAAAAACATAAAATTCAAACTTCATGGGCATCTGGAAAGTACGAAAAGAATGCAAAAGTTGTTTTAAATGCTTTTAGGATAATAGAAGAAAAAACTAAACAAAATCCAATACAAATTTTAATTAAAGCAATAGAAAATTCTGCTCCTTGTGACGAAGTAACTACAATAGAGTATGGTGGTGCCAGATATCCTGTAGCAGTAGATGTTTCTCCTTATAGAAGATTAAGTTTAGCCTTAAGAAATATAGTTCACGGAGCTTATGATAAATCTTTCAATAAGAAAAAAAATTTAGCAGAAGGATTAGCAGATGAAATAATAGCAGCTTCTCAAGGAATAATACAAGAAAGTTTTGCTGTACAAAAGAAAAATGATTTAGAAAAGCAAGCAGATTCCGCAAGATAA
- the tuf gene encoding translation elongation factor EF-1 subunit alpha codes for MAHEKPNLNVVFVGHVDHGKSTCIGRLMYDSGLIPEQEMQKLKEEAAKHGKIGFEFAFVMDKVKEERERGVTIDLAYKKLITQKYQITIIDAPGHKDFVKNMITGASQADAAFLVVACQHGIMPQTKEHLWLLRTMGVEQIAVIINQMDSVNYDEAKYNKLKQDLTVLLKTVGINADKVNFIAASGLKGDNIVKKSSNMPWYKGPTVLEQFDLFTEPQKPVDLPLRMPIQDVYEITGIGTVPVGKIETGKMKPGQKVIILPGRTGKGIAGEIKTIEMHHEQLPEAIAGDNVGINIRGVGKKDVARGDVICDANSPAPVVEEFIAQIVVINHPTVIAKGYTPVFHVHTAQVPCRFIEIQKKMDPKTGQVIQENPDYIKNGDVAIVKIKPQGNLVLEKQKDNPHMARFAIRDAGATVAAGVCIDLVPKK; via the coding sequence ATGGCACACGAAAAACCAAATTTAAATGTTGTTTTTGTAGGACATGTTGATCATGGTAAATCAACATGTATAGGAAGACTTATGTATGATTCTGGATTAATACCAGAACAAGAAATGCAAAAATTGAAGGAAGAGGCAGCAAAACATGGAAAAATTGGTTTTGAATTTGCTTTTGTTATGGATAAAGTTAAAGAAGAAAGAGAAAGAGGAGTTACAATTGATCTTGCTTACAAAAAATTAATAACACAAAAATATCAAATAACAATAATTGATGCACCAGGACATAAAGATTTTGTTAAAAATATGATTACAGGTGCAAGTCAAGCAGATGCAGCTTTTCTTGTTGTAGCTTGTCAACATGGAATTATGCCACAAACAAAAGAACATCTTTGGCTTTTAAGAACAATGGGAGTAGAACAAATTGCAGTTATAATAAACCAAATGGACAGTGTTAACTATGATGAAGCAAAATATAATAAATTAAAACAAGATTTAACAGTTCTTTTAAAGACAGTAGGAATAAATGCAGACAAAGTTAATTTTATTGCTGCGAGTGGTTTGAAAGGAGATAATATAGTAAAGAAATCATCAAATATGCCTTGGTATAAAGGACCTACTGTTTTAGAACAATTTGATTTATTTACAGAACCTCAAAAACCTGTTGATTTACCTTTAAGAATGCCTATACAAGATGTTTATGAAATAACAGGAATAGGAACAGTTCCTGTAGGAAAAATAGAGACAGGAAAAATGAAACCAGGACAAAAAGTAATAATTTTACCTGGTAGAACAGGAAAAGGAATTGCAGGAGAGATAAAAACAATAGAAATGCATCATGAACAATTACCAGAAGCTATTGCAGGAGATAATGTTGGTATTAATATAAGAGGAGTTGGAAAAAAGGATGTTGCAAGAGGAGATGTAATTTGTGATGCAAATTCTCCAGCTCCTGTAGTAGAGGAATTTATAGCACAAATTGTTGTTATTAATCATCCAACAGTTATTGCAAAAGGATATACTCCTGTTTTCCATGTACATACAGCACAAGTTCCTTGTAGATTTATTGAAATACAGAAAAAAATGGATCCTAAAACAGGGCAAGTTATACAGGAAAATCCAGATTATATAAAAAATGGAGATGTAGCGATTGTAAAAATAAAACCTCAAGGTAATCTTGTATTAGAAAAACAAAAAGATAATCCTCATATGGCAAGATTTGCAATAAGAGATGCAGGAGCAACAGTTGCTGCTGGTGTTTGTATAGATCTTGTTCCTAAAAAATAA
- a CDS encoding 30S ribosomal protein S12 — MGLKNALKLMKRRKKFRWHDRNYKVRTLNLYKKADPLEGKNQAKGIVLEKVQKEAKQPNSAMRKCVKVQLIKNGRNVIAFVPGNLAVKYIDEHDEVIVERIGGKQGKSKGDIPGVRFKVIKVNDQPLKLLWKGKIEKGRR; from the coding sequence ATGGGATTAAAAAATGCTTTAAAATTAATGAAGAGAAGAAAAAAATTTAGATGGCATGATAGAAATTATAAAGTCAGAACTCTAAATCTTTATAAAAAAGCAGATCCTTTAGAAGGAAAGAATCAAGCTAAAGGAATAGTTCTAGAAAAAGTACAAAAAGAAGCAAAACAGCCAAATTCTGCTATGAGAAAATGTGTTAAAGTTCAATTAATAAAAAATGGAAGAAATGTTATAGCTTTTGTTCCGGGAAATTTAGCTGTAAAATATATAGATGAACATGATGAAGTTATTGTTGAAAGAATAGGAGGTAAGCAAGGAAAGAGTAAAGGAGACATTCCAGGAGTTAGATTTAAAGTTATAAAAGTTAATGATCAACCTTTAAAACTTTTGTGGAAAGGTAAGATAGAAAAGGGTAGGAGATAA
- the dnaG gene encoding DNA primase DnaG: MAKISPVSIKYMIYAKFEAEGALDKPDVIGALFGQTEGLLGKDLELRELQKEGKIGRIEVDLSNQDGKTIGKIEIPSALDKTETTLIAAAIETIERIGPTIASIKVEKIEDVRQNKREYILERAKSLLEELEKSSIHSKEIKEKVNIEKQISKLKEYGEEKLPAGDLSGEEIIVVEGRADVINLLKNGIENVIGMNGTKLPKEIKNLGEEKILTLFLDGDRGGYLIAKNAIENANIDYITFAPDGKEVEQLTDKEILQSLRKKIPCEEFISKIKSLERKSPIPKRAFSKIFEKKRDNKKNEKIEEENLFKKIEENKEKLKQLLRKISKSNNIILLDYDLNIIKKINSKKLYSSLKNYKKEVAILMIDKATRKIIETAENFNIGTIIANNFTGTGNINLLSF, translated from the coding sequence ATGGCAAAAATAAGTCCAGTTTCAATAAAGTATATGATTTATGCTAAATTTGAAGCAGAAGGAGCTTTAGATAAACCAGATGTAATCGGAGCCTTATTTGGACAAACAGAAGGTTTATTAGGAAAAGATTTAGAATTAAGAGAACTACAAAAAGAAGGAAAAATAGGAAGAATAGAAGTTGATTTATCTAATCAAGATGGAAAAACCATAGGTAAAATTGAAATACCATCAGCCTTAGATAAAACAGAAACAACTTTAATTGCAGCTGCTATTGAAACAATAGAAAGAATTGGTCCAACAATTGCTTCAATAAAAGTAGAAAAAATTGAAGATGTAAGGCAAAATAAAAGAGAATACATTTTAGAAAGAGCAAAATCATTATTAGAAGAATTAGAAAAAAGTTCTATTCATTCAAAAGAAATAAAAGAAAAAGTTAATATTGAAAAACAAATTTCTAAATTAAAAGAGTATGGAGAAGAAAAATTACCAGCTGGAGATCTTTCTGGAGAAGAAATAATTGTTGTTGAAGGTAGAGCAGATGTAATCAATTTATTAAAAAATGGGATAGAAAATGTTATTGGAATGAATGGAACTAAACTTCCAAAAGAAATAAAAAATTTAGGAGAAGAAAAAATTTTAACTTTGTTTTTAGATGGTGATAGAGGAGGTTATTTAATAGCAAAAAACGCTATAGAAAATGCGAATATCGATTATATTACATTTGCTCCAGATGGAAAAGAAGTTGAACAATTAACAGATAAAGAAATCTTACAATCTTTAAGAAAGAAAATCCCTTGTGAAGAATTTATTTCTAAAATAAAATCTTTAGAAAGAAAAAGCCCTATTCCAAAAAGGGCTTTTTCTAAAATTTTTGAAAAAAAAAGAGATAATAAAAAAAATGAAAAAATAGAAGAAGAAAATTTATTTAAAAAAATTGAAGAAAATAAAGAAAAATTAAAACAATTATTAAGAAAGATATCAAAATCTAATAATATTATTTTGTTAGATTATGATTTGAATATTATTAAAAAAATCAATTCTAAAAAATTATATTCATCATTAAAAAATTATAAGAAAGAAGTAGCAATATTAATGATTGATAAAGCAACACGAAAGATAATAGAAACTGCAGAAAATTTTAATATAGGTACAATAATTGCTAATAATTTTACAGGAACTGGAAATATAAATTTGTTAAGTTTTTGA
- a CDS encoding elongation factor EF-2 — MVEKETQLEKIKRLSKERKNIRNIATSAHIHHGKTALTDNLLAASGYMAAKNAGDLEAGMATWQHADEQERLLTVDAANVSMVHEYQGQEYLINLIDTPGHVDFSGNVTRAMRAIDGTIVLVCAVEGIMPQTETVIRQALRERVKPILFINKVDRMIKELKLTPEQMQERFIKIVINFNELIKKIAEEEYKNKWQVNIAEGSVAFGSARDNWALSVPFMKKKGITFKEISKIYEMKEEERKEWCWKNAPLYEVLLDMVVKHLPNPEEAQKYRIPKIWHGDIESDFGKGLLNCDPNAKPAFVITRVVIDPKSGKEVAAGRLFSGKLQVGQEVYLNLAKQKQRIQQLLIYNGIKPEQIEEVECGNVIAIAGITGEAGETITLDKETPFEELKHIFEPVITKAIEVKKPSDLPKLIDVLRKVAKEDPSIKVQINEETGENLISGMGELHLEIIENRIKTEKGVDVKTSNPIVVFRETVIKKSQAFEGRSPNKHNSFFITAEPLEDNVYEAIKSGELPEVRIKKRDDNIVNKLRELGVDNEEIRQYRDIYKGNVFLDKTKGEVHIGEVIELVLDAFEQVCDAGPLSREPCTKMKISLVDIRLHEDAIHRGPAQVYPAVRDAIYSAMRDGAACLLEPIQIYLIEAPTEFLSSLTGLINSKRGQLLEVNQDESGVSIKAKIPVAEMIGWSNDLRSATEGRGVASLCDQKFEKVPTALQLEYIKQIRNRKGLSENQ; from the coding sequence ATGGTAGAAAAAGAAACTCAGTTAGAAAAAATAAAAAGATTAAGTAAAGAAAGGAAAAATATTAGAAATATTGCTACTTCTGCCCATATACATCATGGTAAAACTGCTTTAACTGATAATTTATTAGCTGCTAGCGGTTATATGGCTGCTAAAAATGCGGGTGATTTAGAAGCAGGAATGGCTACTTGGCAACATGCGGACGAACAAGAAAGACTTTTAACAGTAGATGCTGCAAATGTTTCTATGGTTCATGAATATCAAGGTCAAGAATATCTTATTAATTTAATTGATACTCCAGGTCATGTAGATTTTTCTGGTAATGTTACAAGAGCTATGAGAGCTATAGATGGTACAATAGTATTAGTTTGTGCAGTTGAGGGTATTATGCCACAGACAGAAACTGTAATAAGACAGGCTCTTAGAGAAAGAGTTAAGCCAATTTTGTTTATAAATAAAGTAGATAGAATGATAAAGGAATTAAAATTAACACCAGAACAAATGCAAGAAAGATTTATTAAAATAGTAATTAATTTTAATGAATTGATAAAAAAGATTGCAGAAGAGGAGTATAAAAATAAATGGCAAGTTAATATAGCAGAAGGAAGTGTCGCTTTTGGTTCTGCAAGAGATAATTGGGCTTTGTCAGTTCCTTTTATGAAAAAGAAGGGAATAACATTTAAAGAAATTTCAAAGATATATGAAATGAAAGAAGAAGAAAGAAAAGAATGGTGCTGGAAAAATGCTCCTTTATACGAAGTTTTATTAGATATGGTAGTTAAACATTTGCCAAATCCAGAAGAAGCACAAAAATATAGAATACCAAAAATATGGCATGGTGATATAGAAAGTGATTTTGGTAAAGGTCTTTTAAATTGTGATCCTAATGCAAAACCGGCCTTTGTTATTACAAGAGTAGTTATTGATCCAAAATCAGGAAAAGAAGTTGCAGCCGGAAGATTATTTTCAGGAAAATTACAAGTTGGACAAGAAGTTTATTTAAATTTAGCAAAACAAAAACAAAGAATACAACAACTTTTAATATACAATGGAATAAAACCAGAACAAATTGAAGAAGTAGAATGTGGTAATGTTATTGCAATAGCAGGAATAACAGGAGAAGCCGGAGAAACAATAACTTTAGATAAAGAAACGCCATTTGAAGAATTGAAGCATATTTTTGAACCAGTAATAACAAAAGCAATAGAAGTAAAAAAGCCTTCTGATTTACCAAAATTAATTGATGTTTTAAGAAAAGTAGCAAAAGAAGATCCTTCAATAAAAGTACAAATTAATGAAGAAACAGGAGAAAATTTAATTTCAGGGATGGGAGAACTCCATTTAGAAATTATTGAAAATAGAATAAAAACAGAAAAAGGAGTTGATGTTAAAACATCTAATCCTATAGTAGTTTTTAGAGAAACTGTAATAAAAAAATCTCAAGCTTTTGAAGGAAGATCTCCTAACAAACATAATTCTTTTTTTATTACAGCAGAACCTTTAGAAGATAATGTTTATGAAGCTATAAAATCAGGAGAGTTGCCAGAAGTAAGAATAAAAAAGAGAGACGATAATATAGTAAATAAATTAAGAGAACTTGGAGTTGATAATGAAGAAATAAGACAATATAGAGATATATATAAAGGAAATGTTTTTCTTGATAAAACGAAGGGAGAGGTTCATATAGGAGAAGTGATAGAATTAGTTTTAGATGCATTCGAACAAGTTTGTGATGCCGGTCCATTATCAAGAGAACCTTGCACAAAAATGAAAATATCTCTTGTAGACATAAGATTACATGAAGATGCTATCCATAGAGGACCTGCGCAAGTTTATCCAGCAGTAAGAGATGCTATTTATTCTGCTATGAGAGATGGGGCTGCTTGTTTATTAGAACCAATTCAAATTTATTTGATTGAAGCTCCAACAGAATTTTTATCTTCTCTTACAGGTTTAATTAATTCTAAAAGAGGACAACTATTAGAAGTAAACCAAGATGAATCTGGTGTTTCAATAAAAGCAAAAATACCGGTAGCAGAAATGATTGGATGGAGCAATGATTTAAGATCTGCAACAGAAGGAAGAGGTGTTGCGTCATTATGTGATCAAAAATTTGAAAAAGTTCCTACTGCATTACAATTAGAATACATAAAACAAATAAGAAATAGAAAAGGATTAAGTGAAAATCAATAA
- a CDS encoding NusA-like transcription termination signal-binding factor, with product MKTTIDIKKIRYLNIFEKITNVRSKDCFFYNNIVFFVIKQKDLFKAIGKNSKNLKEISKVIGKKIKVIPYTSKLKDAPKFIKQLISPIEINNIIIENGIIKIEAGSRQNKAILIGREKKRLEEMKEIIKNFFGLDLQII from the coding sequence ATGAAAACTACAATTGATATAAAAAAAATAAGATATTTAAATATTTTTGAAAAAATAACTAATGTTAGAAGTAAAGATTGTTTTTTTTATAATAATATCGTTTTTTTTGTTATAAAACAAAAAGATTTATTTAAAGCTATAGGAAAAAATTCAAAAAATTTAAAAGAAATATCTAAAGTCATAGGTAAAAAAATAAAAGTAATTCCTTATACATCAAAATTAAAAGATGCTCCTAAATTTATAAAACAATTAATAAGTCCTATAGAAATAAATAATATAATAATAGAAAATGGGATAATAAAAATTGAAGCTGGAAGTAGACAAAATAAAGCTATTTTGATTGGAAGAGAAAAAAAAAGATTAGAAGAAATGAAAGAAATAATAAAAAATTTTTTTGGTCTTGATTTACAAATAATTTAG
- a CDS encoding DUF2080 family transposase-associated protein, giving the protein MEFIKRTIKVGNSAGVLLPKKLLGAEVKIIVLKKPIDYKKIIFKFINPYLEEVKAICLTQKNPLNFIVITLKIKKIIKNSQIRINFVPESIFLKDFKEKNILREKIKKSLIILNKDFFNNLENFI; this is encoded by the coding sequence ATGGAATTTATAAAAAGAACAATAAAGGTTGGGAATTCCGCTGGAGTTTTGTTACCTAAAAAATTACTAGGAGCTGAAGTAAAAATAATTGTATTAAAAAAACCTATCGATTATAAAAAAATTATTTTTAAATTTATTAACCCATATTTAGAAGAAGTTAAAGCTATTTGTCTAACCCAAAAAAATCCTTTAAATTTTATTGTGATAACGTTAAAAATTAAAAAGATTATAAAAAATTCTCAAATAAGAATAAATTTTGTTCCAGAAAGTATATTTTTAAAGGATTTTAAAGAAAAAAATATTTTAAGAGAAAAAATAAAAAAATCTTTAATAATATTGAATAAAGATTTTTTTAATAATCTAGAAAATTTTATTTAA